Proteins found in one Malassezia vespertilionis chromosome 5, complete sequence genomic segment:
- a CDS encoding uncharacterized protein (TransMembrane:11 (i31-53o59-77i89-113o119-146i158-178o198-219i240-260o280-302i309-336o342-363i370-389o); COG:P; EggNog:ENOG503NU56), translated as MVAETDPLLPQRSSREVSAQNSPDMVASLKWLLFCSPVNVMLVFVPLGFAAAMLQWGSLAIFILNFLAIIPLAKLLGDATEQVSVRLGATMGGLLNATFGNAVELIVAIVALIQGQLRIVQMSLIGSILSNILLVLGMSFMVGGLYKSENQFAQTPAQASSSIMTLGCFTLVIPAAYWNAVQNNTPPQMPSDTVESGILFISRGTSLILLLIYCGYLFFQLRTHAYLYSEIEEEQEEESMSPIAAIVALCVVTIITSFNADYLVSAIDDVATQYRIPKMFIGTILLPIVGNAAEHVTSIWMAAKDKMEIALGVAVGSSIQICIGLVPALVIVGWIVGQPLSLYFHNFETIVLVTSVLLVSSLIQDGKSNYLEGSMLVALYIVISLSFWVQ; from the exons ATGG TTGCAGAAACTGATCCGCTTCTTCCGCAACGCTCGTCTCGCGAAGTGAGCGCACAAAACTCTCCGGACATGGTTGCATCGCTCAAGTGGCTCCTGTTTTGCTCGCCGGTCAATGTGATGCTTGTCTTTGTCCCGCTGGGCTTTGCAGCTGCGATGCTACAGTGGGGATCGCTTGCTATATTCATCCTAAATTTCCTCGCCATTATTCCGCTGGCCAAGCTGCTGGGTGACGCGACCGAGCAGGTTAGTGTCCGCCTTGGCGCGACCATGGGCGGTCTGCTCAACGCGACGTTTGGCAACGCCGTCGAACTGATCGTTGCAATTGTTGCACTGATTCAGGGCCAGCTCCGTATTGTGCAAATGTCGCTGATCGGATCGATCCTCTCCAACATTCTGCTCGTCCTCGGCATGAGTTTCATGGTGGGCGGGTTGTACAAGTCGGAAAATCAGTTTGCACAGActcctgcgcaagcgtcgagctcgatcATGACACTTGGGTGCTTTACGCTCGTCATTCCTGCTGCATACTGGAATGCCGTGCAGAACAATACACCGCCGCAAATGCCGTCGGATACTGTCGAGAGTGGCATTCTGTTCATCTCGCGCGGCACTTCTCTGATCTTGTTGCTCATCTACTGCGGCTACCTCTTTTTCCAGCTCCGCACGCACGCCTATCTCTACTCTGAAATAGAGGAGGAGCAAGAGGAGGAGAGCATGTCGCCCATCGCGGCGATTGTGGCGCTGTGCGTGGTGACAATCATTACCTCTTTCAACGCAGATTACCTCGTCTCGGCGATTGACGACGTTGCTACCCAGTACAGAATCCCCAAAATGTTCATTGGCACGATCCTTCTGCCGATCGTCGGAAATGCGGCAGAGCACGTCACCTCGATTTGGATGGCAGCCAAGGACAAGATGGAAATTGCGCTGGGCGTCGCCGTCGGCAGTTCGATCCAAATCTGCATTGGCCTTGTCCCGGCACTGGTCATTGTCGGCTGGATCGTCGGTCAACCGCTTTCGCTTTACTTCCACAACTTTGAAACAATTGTCCTCGTCACATCCGTTCTCCTGGTCAGCAGTTTAATCCAGGATGGAAAAAGCAATTACTTGGAGGGCTCAATGCTCGTTGCACTTTACATTGTAATTAGTCTTTCATTCTGGGTACAGTAG
- the SNF1 gene encoding non-specific serine/threonine protein kinase (EggNog:ENOG503NUN4; BUSCO:EOG09261IOS; COG:T), producing MSDTNASHTGVGDRLDGVHGNSTVSLSSPEKPKARTAHPPARERRGASKRDHVRTGLVSGASKHVKHPKMLGQYVLHQTLGVGSFGKVKLATHALTGHRVAVKIINKRKISSMDIGGRIKREIQFLRKLRHAHIIKLYEVISTPSDIIMVLEYAGGELFQYIVDNGRLEVSEARRFFQQLVAAIDYCHKHKIAHRDLKPENLLLDEFHNVKIGDFGLSNIMGDGDFLKTSCGSPNYAAPEVISGRLYSGPEVDVWSCGVILYVMLCGRLPFDDDYIPTLFMKINKGIYTLPEYLCADTKHLLSSMLVVDPMKRITLAEIQQLPWYTQDLPSYLAQFPMTPSVEEKQCLLENPVMDDTLQNETDSDISTVESEQDDPNMIAPDLGKLDSLYLDELMGKVQGFSRDNIIELLTAPNTNQMKLAYQLIRDYHRTLTMATDMLEETLAVEGQDETSPELISEDKEKIAHLPPHVADAITPSVLTRKSSQRRAVIRRSGATTDLMHSEGSPGAPVRSTKSRRQSTATNKRSGEEALKHVKELMASVDEALDGSDIENDAENSDEDSDETGSDESGFSDDDNEYLSFDMVDDLRRAADSPNTTNPIADQVTDQYLHRHSHIAVLEASILPCQDEDKSVAPDSASLMSETSSAASTRPARSHWHFGIRSRSRPMEIMLELYRTMEALGMEWCTKNALPSIPDTLDTITPEERQQVLDALNEDLFHVQTQCVLYNQRIRMDLQLYRVDANSYLVDFRNVGYFPLVDAGASTRERRTSHKANESVSTIVCPSLPKDARDQHHTTTSNFEPGHDVDSPFLFFDAAFRLIVELAGG from the coding sequence ATGAGCGACACAAACGCCAGCCATACGGGGGTGGGAGACAGGCTGGATGGCGTGCATGGAAATAGCACCGTGTCACTATCTTCGCCTGAAAAACCCAAagcgcgcactgcgcatcCGCCCGCGCGAGAGCGGCGTGGCGCTTCGAAGCGCGACCATGTGCGTACGGGCCTTGTCTCTGGCGCCAGCAAGCACGTCAAGCACCCGAAGATGCTTGGACAGTATGTACTGCACCAGACGCTGGGAGTCGGCAGCTTCGGAAAGGTGAAGCTTGCCACGCACGCCTTGACTGGCCACCGCGTCGCGGTCAAGATTATcaacaagcgcaagatcTCCTCGATGGACATTGGCGGCCGCATCAAGCGCGAGATCCAGTTTCTTCGCAAGCTGCGGCATGCGCATATCATCAAGCTGTATGAAGTTATCTCGACGCCGTCGGATATAATTATGGTGCTTGAGTACGCTGGTGGTGAGCTGTTCCAGTACATTGTCGACAACGGCCGGCTGGAAGTaagcgaggcgcgccgcttttttcAGCAGCTAGTTGCGGCTATAGACTACTGCCACAAGCACAAAATTGCCCACCGCGACCTCAAGCCAGAGAACCTGCTTCTCGACGAGTTCCACAACGTCAAGATCGGCGACTTTGGCCTCTCCAACATCAtgggcgacggcgacttTTTGAAGACGAGCTGCGGGAGCCCTAACTACGCGGCCCCCGAAGTGATCTCTGGTCGGCTCTACTCTGGCCCAGAAGTGGATGTATGGAGCTGCGGGGTGATACTCTACGTAATGCTTTGCGGCCGTTTGCCGTTTGACGACGACTACATCCCGACCCTGTTTATGAAAATCAACAAGGGAATTTATACCCTGCCAGAGTACCTGTGTGCCGACACCAAACACCTGCTCTCCAGCATGCTTGTTGTCGACCCTATGAAACGAATCACGCTTGCCGAGATCCAACAGCTGCCTTGGTACACCCAGGATTTACCATCCTATCTTGCACAGTTTCCCATGACACCCTCCGTAGAGGAGAAGCAATGCCTGCTCGAGAATCCGGTCATGGACGACACGCTGCAAAACGAGACAGATTCGGACATTTCCACTGTCGAGTCCGAGCAGGACGACCCCAATATGATTGCGCCAGACTTGGGTAAGCTCGATTCACTCtacctcgacgagctcatGGGCAAGGTCCAGGGTTTCTCGCGCGACAATATTATCGAGCTGCTTACGGCGCCGAATACGAATCAAATGAAACTTGCTTATCAGCTCATCCGCGATTATCACAGGACGCTGACGATGGCGACAGACATGCTCGAAGAGACGCTGGCCGTTGAAGGGCAGGACGAAACGTCGCCCGAGTTGATCTCGGAGGACAAGGAAAAGATTGCACATCTTCCTCCGCACGTCGCCGACGCCATCACACCGAGTGTCTTGACCCGGAAGTCTTctcagcggcgcgccgtcatCCGCCGTTCCGGCGCAACCACAGACCTGATGCATTCAGAAGGCAGCCCCGGTGCACCCGTGCGGAGCACCAAATCGCGCCGCCAGTCGACTGCAACCAACAAGCGTTCCGGCGAGGAGGCACTGAAACATGTCAAGGAACTGATGGCGTCtgtcgacgaggcgctcgacggTAGCGATATCGAGAACGACGCGGAAAACTCGGATGAAGACAGCGATGAGACTGGCTCGGACGAGTCTGGCTTTTCCGACGACGACAACGAGTACCTGAGCTTTGACATGGTCGACgatctgcggcgcgccgccgactCTCCTAACACCACGAATCCCATTGCGGACCAGGTTACGGACCAGTACCTCCACCGGCATTCGCACATTGCGGTGCTTGAAGCAAGCATTTTGCCATGCCAGGACGAGGACAAAAGTGTTGCGCCGGACAGCGCTTCGCTCATGTCAGAAACGTCTTCAGCCGCATCGACAAGGCCCGCGCGCTCCCACTGGCATTTCGGCAtccgcagccgcagccgGCCGATGGAAATTATGCTGGAGCTTTATCGCACCATGGAGGCGCTCGGGATGGAGTGGTGTACAAAAAATGCGCTGCCTTCTATTCCCGACACACTCGACACCATTACGCCCGAAGAACGCCAACAGGTGTTGGACGCGCTTAATGAAGACCTGTTTCACGTACAAACTCAGTGTGTCCTGTATAATCAAAGAATCCGCATGGACCTACAGCTCTACCGAGTCGACGCTAACTCCTACCTGGTTGATTTCCGCAACGTTGGCTACTTTCCTCTTGTggatgcaggcgcatcgACTCGCGAGCGACGCACGTCTCACAAGGCGAACGAATCGGTGTCTACCATCGTGTGTCCAAGTTTGCCGAAAGACGCGCGAGACCAACACCACACAACTACGTCCAATTTTGAACCCGGTCACGACGTCGATAGTCccttcctcttcttcgaCGCCGCGTTTCGTCTGATTGTCGAATTAGCTGGGGGGTAG
- a CDS encoding uncharacterized protein (COG:T; EggNog:ENOG503NXNR): MFKGSKASHYAEELHSARLRGHSAARRMQSDVNGSAGADFPELLRKFAKHNPEQTATADIVRMEYEMHLGIASFFESEGFCDASYSGDSPSHATFPPTMPPGLKTTEVVREHTETFGQKMQERELFIADATGCVVLRAYGLFMQGLDAEAAALIHGSRLLEANPLANNKSGSRTAQLEQHVAHAILGAAVAGLASERLAIQGEANERAERAQDALQAYAKANSFHEQLRGGAGTKAARTQPFVDEAERWLEVALYHNALLTMRVHGMEKGLECLRSYQAKESRWPPSFRMPQRNVLRNIYASALNNARTTEDPTPVSANEAKAVRSTAPSSTWTNEYAAMRRTAQRVLEKSTSFPRSGESNENAESLADQLVLSWRLDGAQGGALADEVVDLLYGLSRVTFRSQTILRLLVQMLIAAEAFQESIFVLEKYMLLVQSTWQATGVPLAGQRKVCEGRYVDNLQQYIDTVLLGAHVELTYLGNAVASDTLCKTLLRFVGVLPKEADTNDLLPVCDTDDSTMARILRAAGRALAAQLQHATTTERSTLQRDAKAYLTRSLALDAQSSESQYLLACLLAELQDIQGATTCARAALELEPASLDAWHLVVLLLTAQRNVGGALQFAEEALTQAEVDEEADAQGAYTQLVSFDYPPTQRERAVSYLRLLITHNVLTELMEGTQAALAGQKELFAAFQSRVASVALDSQSQARLSSNDAAAPQTFARPTGTTALTASPAIARENYRARTERALLLSLWLLSAASFRRAGELEQARDAIAEAEQLDSLSPDIWVQLSFWCIDAQKSGAAVTCLYKALSCDPDHVPASVTLARLFLQPNAIHLHASHAESIATAATALDGGQVLTRLSLLDEGVGIDLESEALQSRSRLLGVHPGDGTEQPTSAQVAPAFAWRHDPSLPPLSIAEGLLRTATTQRGHSSPEAWHLLAQVSKHAKLSRDVQLRQLKEALRLENTRPIRPYHAALALP; the protein is encoded by the exons ATGTTTAAAGGCTCCAAGGCGAGTCACTATGCGGAAgagctgcacagcgctaGGCTCAGAGGCCACTCTGCAGCCAGGAGAATGCAATCTGATGTGAATGGCTCTGCAGGTGCCGACTTCCCTGAGCTGCTCCGCAAGTTTGCCAAGCACAACCCCGAGCAGACAG CTACCGCCGACATTGTGCGCATGGAGTATGAGATGCACTTGGGCATTGCAAGCTTTTTTGAAAGCGAAGGCTTTTGCGATGCCTCGTACAGCGGCGATTCTCCTTCCCATGCCACGTTTCCCCCTACCATGCCCCCCGGCCTCAAAACGACCGAGGTTGTGCGCGAGCACACAGAAACATTTGGGCAGAAGATGCAGGAAAGGGAACTGTTTATTGCCGATGCTACCGGGTGCGttgtcttgcgcgcgtacggCCTCTTCATGCAAGGCCTCGACGCCGAAGCCGCTGCACTTATTCACGGCTCGCGTCTGCTCGAGGCGAACCCACTGGCAAACAACAAGTCTGgatcgcgcaccgcacagCTGGAGCAACATGTAGCACACGCTATCCTCGGTGCCGCAGTCGCCGGTCTCGCTTCGGAGCGTCTCGCGATCCAAGGCGAGGCCAACGAGAGGGCCGAACGCGCAcaggatgcgctgcaggcgtATGCAAAGGCCAACAGCTTTCATGAGCAGCTCCGCGGTGGCGCCGGCACCAAggccgcgcgcacacaGCCCTTTGTGGACGAGGCTGAGCGCTGGCTTGAAGTTGCGCTGTACCACAACGCGCTGCTTACCATGCGTGTGCACGGAATGGAGAAAGGCTTGGAGTGCCTGCGCAGCTACCAAGCCAAGGAATCTCGCTGGCCGCCCTCCTTCCGCATGCCTCAGCGCAacgtgctgcgcaacattTACGCATCCGCGCTGAACAATGCCCGCACCACCGAGGACCCCACGCCGGTTTCTGCCAACGAAGCAAAA GCAGTAcgcagcactgcgcctTCGTCTACGTGGACGAACGAGTacgcggcgatgcggcgcaccgctcAGCGCGTGCTCGAGAAATCGACCTCCTTTCCCCGATCCGGCGAATCGAATGAAAACGCGGAGAGTTTGGCCGACCAGCTTGTTTTGAGCTGGCGGCTCgacggcgcacaaggcggcgcattggcTGACGAAGTAGTCGATCTCTTGTACGGCCTCTCGCGCGTCACATTCCGCTCGCAAACAATTCTGCGCCTCCTTGTGCAGATGCTTATCGCGGCAGAAGCGTTCCAAGAGTCCATCTTTGTCCTCGAAAAATACATGTTACTTGTTCAAAGTACGTGGCAAGCCACtggcgtgccgctcgcTGGACAGCGCAAAGTGTGCGAAGGGCGCTACGTCGACAACCTGCAGCAGTACATTGACACTGTCCTGCTCGGGGCGCATGTCGAGCTAACGTACCTCGGCAATGCAGTTGCCTCCGATACGCTCTGCAAAACACTCTTGAGGTTTGTTGGCGTCCTCCCCAAAGAGGCAGACACCAATGACTTACTCCCTGTCTGCGATACCGACGACAGCACCATGGCACGGatcttgcgcgctgccggccgtgcgcttgccgcacaaCTTCAACACGCGACGACCACGGAACggagcacgctgcagcgcgatgcaaaagcgTATCTGACTCGCTCTCTCGCGCTTGACGCCCAGTCGTCGGAGTCGCAGTACCTGCTCGCCTGcctccttgccgagctgcaagACATTCAGGGCGCAACGACCTGtgcgcgtgccgcgctggagctcGAGCCAGCTAGCCTGGATGCGTGGCACCTTGttgtgctgctgctcaccgcacagcgcaatgttggcggcgcactgcaaTTCGCCGAAGAAGCGCTCACCCAAGCAGAAGTCGACGAGGAGGCCGATGCGCAGGGAGCATACACGCAGCTCGTCTCGTTTGACTACCCCCCCACTCaacgcgagcgcgccgtttcctacctgcgcctgctcaTCACCCACAATGTTCTCACCGAGCTCATGGAAGGtacgcaagcagcgcttgccggCCAAAAAGAGCTTTTTGCGGCGTTCCAATCCCGCGTTGCTTCTGTCGCTCTCGACTCCCAGAGCCAGGCACGCCTCTCGAGCAAcgatgccgctgcgccgcagacaTTTGCGCGCCCCACCGGCACCACTGCACTCACTGCCTCGCCCgcaattgcgcgcgagaacTACAGagcgcgcacagagcgcgcCCTGCTCCTCTCGCTCTGGCTCCTTagcgccgcttctttccgccgcgctggggagctggagcaggcgcgcgatgcaatcgccgaggccgagcagcttgACTCGCTCTCTCCCGATATTTGGGTCCAGCTTTCTTTCTGGTGCATcgacgcgcaaaagagTGGCGCGGCAGTGACGTGCCTGTACAAGGCTTTGTCTTGCGACCCGGACCACGTACCTGCCTCGGTtacgcttgcgcgcctgttTTTGCAGCCCAATGCTATTCACTTACACGCCTCGCACGCAGAGTCGATCGCGACCGCTGCGActgcgctcgacggcgGCCAAGTTCTTACGCGTCTTTCGCTTCTGGACGAGGGCGTGGGCATTGATTTGGAGTCCGAGGCACTACAGAGCCGCAGCCGTCTCCTTGGCGTGCATCCAGGCGACGGCACTGAACAGCCCACGTCTGCACAAGTCGCGCCTGCATTTGCATGGCGCCACGATCCCTCTTTACCGCCGCTCAGCATTGCCGAAgggctgctgcgcacggccacTACCCAGCGCGGCCACAGTTCGCCGGAGGCTTGGCatctgcttgcgcaggtaTCGAAGCATGCCAAGCTTTCTCGCGACGTCCAGCTCCGTCAGCTTAAAGAGGCGCTCCGTCTTGAAAACACGCGCCCAATCCGTCCATATCACGCCGCCTTGGCGCTTCCCTAG
- the TUB2 gene encoding Tubulin beta chain (Beta tubulin) (EggNog:ENOG503NVXK; COG:Z), producing MREIVHLQTGQCGNQVGSKFWEVLSDEHGIDGNGNYTGDTPELQLDRINVYYNEAADKKYVPRAVLVDLEPGTMDAIRSSPNGNLFRPDNFVFGQNGAGNNWARGHYTEGAELVDSVMDVVRKEAEACDMLQGFQITHSLGGGTGAGMGTLLISKIREEFPDRMMATFSVMPSPKVSDTVVEPYNATLSVHQLVENSDETFCIDNEALYDICFRTLKLKNPNYDDLNHLVSLVMSGITTCLRFPGQLNSDLRKLAVNMVPFPRLHFFMVGFAPLTAKGVQQYRAVSVSELTSQMFDAKNMMAASDPRMGRYLTVAAYFRGKLSMKEVEDQMHAVQTKNSSYFVEWIPNNVQTAQCDIPPRGTKMAVTFIGNNTAIQELFKRVSSQFQAMFRRKAFLHWYTGEGMDEMEFTEAESNLADLISEYQQYQDATVDDDLEEFDGYEGEEYEEEEM from the coding sequence ATGCGTGAGATTGTGCATTTGCAGACTGGCCAGTGTGGTAACCAAGTGGGTTCCAAATTCTGGGAGGTGCTTTCAGATGAGCATGGGATTGATGGCAATGGCAACTACACGGGCGACACGCCTGAGCTGCAGCTGGATCGCATCAACGTGTACTATAACGAGGCAGCCGATAAAAAGTATGTGCCGCGTGCGGTGCTGGTAGACTTGGAGCCCGGAACGATGGATGCGATCCGCTCCAGTCCGAATGGCAACCTGTTCCGTCCCGACAATTTCGTCTTTGGCCAGAACGGTGCAGGGAACAACTGGGCGAGGGGACATTACACCGAGGGAGCCGAGCTCGTTGACTCGGTCATGGACGTCGTCCGCAAAGAGGCCGAGGCATGTGACATGCTCCAAGGGTTTCAAATCACACACTCGCTCGGCGGTGGCACTGGCGCGGGTATGGGCACGCTGCTCATCTCCAAGATTCGCGAGGAGTTTCCCGATCGTATGATGGCAACCTTCTCCGTGATGCCTTCGCCCAAGGTGTCTGATACCGTAGTGGAGCCGTACAACGCTACACTCTCGGTCCACCAGCTTGTGGAAAACAGCGACGAGACCTTTTGTATCGATAACGAGGCGCTGTACGACATCTGCTTCCGCACGCTGAAGCTGAAGAACCCCAACTACGACGACCTGAACCACCTCGTATCGCTTGTCATGTCGGGTATCACTACGTGCCTGCGTTTCCCCGGCCAGCTTAACTCGgatctgcgcaagctggccGTGAACATGGTGCCTTTCCCCCGTTTGCACTTCTTCATGGTtggctttgcgccgctcacgGCAAAAGGCGTGCAGCAATACCGCGCCGTTTCTGTCTCTGAGCTGACCTCGCAAATGTTTGACGCGAAGAATATGATGGCCGCGTCTGACCCGCGCATGGGTCGCTACCTGACCGTCGCTGCATACttccgcggcaagctgtCCATGAAGGAGGTCGAGGACCAAATGCATGCTGTCCAGACGAAGAACTCTTCCTACTTTGTGGAGTGGATTCCCAACAATGTCCAGACTGCCCAGTGCGATATCCCGCCGCGCGGGACCAAGATGGCCGTGACGTTCATCGGTAACAACACGGCGATCCAGGAGCTCTTCAAGCGCGTTTCGTCGCAATTCCAGGCTATGTTCAGACGTAAGGCTTTCTTGCATTGGTACACGGGCGAGGGTATGGACGAGATGGAGTTCACCGAGGCCGAGTCGAACCTGGCGGACCTCATCAGTGAGTACCAGCAATACCAGGACGCGACTGTGGACGACGACTTGGAAGAGTTTGACGGCTACGAAGGCGAGGAGTACGAAGAGGAAGAAATGTAG
- the LYS9 gene encoding saccharopine dehydrogenase (NADP+, L-glutamate-forming) (EggNog:ENOG503NUXI; COG:H): MSASQVLTHPSIRDGWFYESAPQWPGQAMSLQVRRILHTEQSKFQDVLVFESETYGNVLVLDGAIQCTERDEFSYQEMIAHLPINSHPDPKRVLIIGGGDGGVLREVVKYDSVEEAVLCDIDEAVPRVSTKYLPKMAEGLHHPKSKVIIGDGFAFLKAPENKASFDVIITDSSDPEGPAEMLFQKPYFELLKQALKPGGHISTQAESMWVHLNLIRSLTQSTRELFPVADYAYTSIPTYPAGQIGFVVCSLDSKRDVREPLRKIPNCRYYTEEVHRAAFVLPEFARRVIIDGEPAPGPLVATGDGTAQSKRDPKKILVLGSGYVAGPCVQYLLRHPEYSVTIGSQRNAGALAKINSRIQSIRVNVKDPQQLSEAIRGFDVVISLIPYIYHADVIKAACEHKVDVVTTSYVSDAIRALEPDITKAGITVMNEIGLDPGLDHLYAVKAIKEIHDDGGKVKSFLSYCGGLPAPEAATNPLGYKFSWSSRGVLLALRNTAKFFQAPVKEAQTVSGLDLMANAKPYYIMPSFAFVAYPNRDSTPFREWYNIPEAETVIRGTLRYQGFPEFVLALVRLGFLDEAAQDYLVPGNGLTWAQLCAKLVGSNSTDEKMLADGIRAKCSFGSTQEASGVLRACRWLGLFDNKAVVEVGGLPEQLAENKGNLLDSLCRNLEGKCNYEPGERDMVMLQHSFDVIDKNGEEKTLTSTLLDYGVPNGTTSMAKLVGVPCAIATRLLLEGNPAIKKTGIVVPYTIDVTEPIRKELVKEGIALEERWV, encoded by the exons ATGAGCGCTTCTCAAGTCCTTACACACCCCTCAATCCGCGACGGCTGGTTCTACGAGAGTGC CCCGCAATGGCCCGGGCAAGCTATGAGcctgcaagtgcgccgGATCCTGCACACAGAGCAGAGCAAGTTCCAGGATGTCTTGGTATTTGAGTCCGAGACGTACGGCAACGTTCTTGTGCTTGACGGTGCGATTCAATGcacggagcgcgacgagttTTCGTACCAGGAGATGATCGCACACCTGCCTATCAATTCACACCCCGACCCGAAACGGGTTCTTATCATTGGCGGCGGAGATGGTGGAGTCTTGCGCGAGGTTGTCAAGTACGATAGCGTGGAGGAAGCCGTGCTGTGCGATATTGACGAGGCTGTCCCGCGTGTCTCGACCAAGTACTTGCCCAAGATGGCCGAAGGCCTGCACCACCCCAAGTCTAAGGTCATCATTGGTGACGGCTTTGCCTTCCTCAAGGCCCCTGAAAACAAGGCGTCGTTCGACGTGATCATCACCGATTCGTCGGATCCAGAAGGCCCCGCCGAAATGCTTTTTCAAAAGCCCTACTTTGAGCTCCTGAAGCAGGCGCTCAAGCCCGGCGGCCACATCTCGACCCAGGCCGAGAGCATGTGGGTGCATTTGAACCTTATCCGCAGCCTCACGCAATCCACGCGCGAGTTGTTCCCTGTGGCCGACTATGCATACACGTCGATCCCTACCTATCCCGCGGGCCAAATTGGCTTTGTGGTGTGCTCGTTGGACTCgaagcgcgacgtgcgcgagccATTGCGCAAGATTCCTAACTGCAGGTACTACACCGAGGAagtgcaccgcgccgcatttgTCTTGCCCgagtttgcgcgccgcgtcatTATTGATGGCGAGCCCGCGCCGGGCCCGCTAGTTGCGACGGGCgacggcacggcgcagtcCAAGCGCGACCCCAAGAAGATTCTTGTGCTCGGCTCTGGCTACGTTGCCGGCCCTTGCGTCCAGTACTTGTTGCGTCATCCCGAGTACTCTGTTACCATTGGATCACAGCGCAATGCCGGTGCGCTGGCCAAGATAAACAGCCGCATCCAGTCGATTCGCGTCAATGTCAAGGACCCCCAGCAGCTCTCGGAGGCGATCCGCGGCTTTGATGTGGTCATTTCCCTCATTCCTTACATCTATCACGCCGACGTGATCAAGGCAGCGTGCGAGCACAAGGTAGACGTCGTGACCACCTCGTACGTCTCCGACGCGATCCGTGCTCTTGAGCCCGACATCACCAAAGCTGGCATCACGGTTATGAACGAGATTGGTCTCGACCCCGGCCTCGACCACCTCTACGCCGTCAAGGCGATTAAGGAAATCCACGACGATGGCGGCAAAGTCAAGTCGTTTTTGTCCTACTGCGGTGGTTTGCCCGCTCCCGAGGCTGCGACGAATCCGCTCGGATACAAGTTTTCTTGGTCCTCGCGCGGTGTGTTGCTTGCCTTGCGCAACACGGCCAAGTTTTTCCAAGCGCCGGTCAAGGAGGCGCAGACGGTCAGTGGCCTGGATCTTATGGCGAACGCTAAGCCGTACTACATCATGCCGTCCTTTGCGTTTGTGGCCTACCCCAACCGTGACTCGACGCCTTTCCGCGAGTGGTACAACATTCCAGAGGCCGAGACGGTGATCCGCGGCACGCTTCGCTACCAGGGCTTCCCCGAGTTTGTTCTTGCACTTGTACGTCTCGGATTTTTGGAcgaagctgcgcaagactATCTTGTGCCCGGCAACGGCCTCACTTGGGCCCAGCTGTGTGCCAAGCTGGTCGGCTCCAACAGCACAGACGAGAAGATGCTCGCGGACGGCATTCGTGCCAAGTGCAGCTTTGGCAGCACCCAGGAAGCATCGGgtgtcttgcgcgcctgccgctGGCTCGGTCTGTTTGACAACAAGGCCGTGGTAGAGGTCGGCGGCTTGCCCGAGCAGCTTGCAGAGAACAAAGGCAACCTGCTCGACTCGCTCTGTCGCAACCTGGAGGGCAAGTGCAACTACGAGCCCGGAGAGCGTGACATGGTCATGCTTCAGCACAGCTTTGACGTGATTGACAAGAACGGCGAGGAGAAGACGCTCACAagcacgctgctcgacTATGGTGTGCCGAACGGTACTACGTCGATGGCCAAGTTGGTCGGCGTTCCCTGCGCCATTGCTACTCGTCTACTGCTTGAGGGCAACCCTGCGATCAAGAAGACCGGTATCGTGGTGCCCTACACTATCGATGTCACCGAACCCATCCGCAAAGAGCTGGTCAAGGAAggcattgcgctcgaggagcgctGGGTGTAG